One Actinoplanes missouriensis 431 DNA segment encodes these proteins:
- a CDS encoding cupin domain-containing protein: MRKLAVKQLQDHHRGATFTSVLPGHVVQRGGFRVYAQPGFRTHDEPGRHVHTVPEVFVIVQGSGVIEIEGAEVDTFEAGEAIVFEPGEDHHLISRGTDPLVFTWMHLEPVTAEPVE; this comes from the coding sequence GTGCGCAAATTAGCCGTCAAACAATTGCAGGACCATCATCGGGGAGCCACGTTCACCAGTGTTCTTCCCGGGCACGTCGTGCAGCGGGGCGGGTTCCGGGTCTACGCCCAGCCCGGTTTCCGGACCCACGACGAGCCAGGCCGGCACGTGCACACCGTTCCCGAGGTGTTCGTCATCGTGCAGGGCAGCGGCGTCATCGAGATCGAGGGCGCCGAGGTCGACACGTTCGAGGCCGGGGAGGCGATCGTCTTCGAGCCGGGGGAGGACCACCATCTGATCAGCCGGGGGACCGACCCGCTGGTCTTCACGTGGATGCACCTCGAGCCGGTCACCGCGGAACCGGTCGAGTAA
- a CDS encoding class I SAM-dependent methyltransferase, producing the protein MLPSLLDIDAEVARPQIEALTAHIAEIATNHPVKHILDVGSGTGTGTFALLRRFPDATSTAVDTSADMLRHLTGAARQHGFGDRVRTLQADLDAGWPAVGPADLIWASSSIHHMADPDRVLREIRSTLAPGGLFVMIEMEAMPYFLPAGHADGLEGRCQAAASEAKAEHLPHIGSDWPARLEAAGLSVLEARLMTVELPAPLSEKAQLYAATVLGRYRTTLADRLSVADLAALDELLAPGALAALPGVTVRSTRDVYFAR; encoded by the coding sequence ATGCTTCCCAGCCTTCTGGACATCGACGCCGAGGTGGCCCGCCCGCAGATCGAGGCCCTCACCGCCCACATCGCCGAGATCGCCACGAACCACCCGGTGAAACACATCCTCGATGTCGGCAGCGGCACCGGTACGGGCACGTTCGCCCTGCTCCGCCGCTTCCCGGACGCCACCTCCACTGCCGTCGACACCTCCGCCGACATGCTGCGTCACCTCACCGGCGCGGCCCGGCAGCACGGCTTCGGCGATCGTGTCCGCACCCTGCAGGCCGACCTCGACGCGGGCTGGCCCGCCGTCGGCCCCGCCGACCTGATCTGGGCCTCGTCCTCGATCCACCACATGGCCGACCCGGACCGCGTGCTCCGTGAGATCCGGTCCACCCTCGCGCCCGGCGGCCTGTTCGTGATGATCGAGATGGAGGCGATGCCGTACTTCCTGCCGGCCGGCCACGCCGACGGCCTGGAGGGTCGCTGTCAGGCAGCCGCCTCGGAGGCCAAGGCCGAGCACCTCCCGCACATCGGCTCGGACTGGCCGGCCCGCCTGGAGGCCGCCGGTCTGTCCGTCCTGGAGGCGCGCCTCATGACCGTCGAACTGCCGGCCCCACTGTCCGAAAAAGCCCAGCTGTACGCCGCCACGGTGCTGGGCCGTTACCGCACCACCCTCGCCGACCGCCTGTCCGTCGCGGACCTCGCCGCCCTGGACGAGCTGCTCGCCCCCGGCGCCCTGGCAGCCCTGCCCGGAGTGACGGTCCGCAGCACCCGGGACGTCTACTTCGCCCGCTGA
- a CDS encoding GlxA family transcriptional regulator: protein MKRTEGHKIAVLVLPGAAPLDVGITFQVFTPRDGVPTYQLTHCSLAPGPVPGRDGLGFTVEAGLEALADADTVIVPGYRFPLRPLDQRVLDALRDAAFRGARMVSICTGAFALAAVGLLDGRRATTHWRMAPALAREYPKVQVDGSVLFVDEGQVLTSAGVAAGIDLCLHIIRRDHGVQASNAVARVLVAAPYRSGGQSQYVPRTIPEPLGDVFAATREWALQHLDEPLTLAALARHARVSERTFGRRFVEDTGYTPMQWILRARIDLARELLEGSELSVDQVAGRVGLGTGANLRLHFQRVLSTTPTEYRRTFRWRDPAAS from the coding sequence ATGAAGCGGACTGAAGGCCATAAAATCGCTGTCCTGGTGCTCCCGGGCGCCGCCCCGCTCGACGTCGGCATCACCTTCCAGGTGTTCACGCCCCGCGACGGCGTGCCGACCTACCAGCTGACCCACTGCTCCCTGGCACCCGGCCCGGTGCCCGGCCGCGACGGTCTCGGCTTCACCGTCGAGGCCGGCCTGGAGGCGCTCGCCGACGCCGACACCGTGATCGTTCCCGGCTACCGGTTCCCGCTGCGCCCGCTCGACCAGCGTGTTCTCGACGCGCTGCGGGACGCCGCCTTCCGCGGCGCCCGGATGGTCTCGATCTGCACCGGCGCGTTCGCGCTCGCCGCGGTCGGCCTGCTCGACGGCCGGCGCGCCACCACGCACTGGCGGATGGCGCCGGCCCTGGCCCGCGAGTACCCGAAGGTGCAGGTCGACGGCAGCGTCCTCTTCGTCGACGAGGGGCAGGTGCTGACGTCCGCCGGGGTGGCCGCCGGGATCGACCTCTGCCTGCACATCATCCGGCGCGACCACGGGGTGCAGGCGTCCAACGCGGTGGCCCGGGTGCTCGTCGCGGCGCCGTACCGCAGCGGCGGGCAGTCGCAGTACGTGCCGCGCACTATCCCCGAGCCGCTCGGCGACGTGTTCGCGGCGACCCGGGAGTGGGCGCTGCAGCATCTGGACGAGCCGCTCACGCTCGCCGCGCTGGCCCGGCACGCCCGGGTGTCCGAGCGCACGTTCGGCCGGCGGTTCGTCGAGGACACCGGGTACACGCCGATGCAGTGGATCCTGCGGGCGCGCATCGACCTGGCCCGGGAGCTGCTCGAAGGCAGCGAGCTGAGCGTGGACCAGGTGGCCGGGCGGGTGGGACTGGGCACCGGGGCGAACCTGCGGCTGCACTTCCAGCGGGTGCTGTCGACGACGCCGACCGAGTACCGGCGGACGTTCCGCTGGCGGGATCCTGCCGCTTCCTGA
- the gap gene encoding type I glyceraldehyde-3-phosphate dehydrogenase, whose translation MTRVAINGFGRIGRNVLRAAGDLEIVAVNDLADTRTLAHLLRYDSTLGRYPGTVEAHDDHLIVDGRRIDVLSERDPARLPWKDLGVDVAVESTGRFTAAADARAHLTAGARKVLVSAPSKGADITIAYGLNHGDYDPAVHDVVSNASCTTNGLAPVAAVLDDLAGIETGSMTTIHAYTQEQNLQDAPHRDLRRARAAALNIAPTTTGAATAIGAVLPRLAGRLTGYSVRVPVPVGSLVELNALVERPVTTEEINSAFEAAAAGPLRGILEFSADPLVSTDITGNPASSIFDSLLTAAQGRLVKAVAWYDNEWGFANRVVDTLRLLGRG comes from the coding sequence ATGACACGAGTTGCCATCAACGGCTTCGGCCGCATCGGCCGCAACGTCCTGCGGGCCGCCGGAGACCTCGAGATCGTCGCCGTCAACGACCTCGCCGACACCCGCACCCTCGCCCACCTGCTGCGGTACGACAGCACCCTGGGCCGCTACCCCGGAACGGTGGAGGCCCACGACGACCATCTGATCGTGGACGGCCGGCGGATCGACGTCCTCAGCGAGCGCGACCCGGCCCGGCTGCCGTGGAAGGATCTCGGCGTGGACGTGGCAGTCGAGTCCACCGGCCGGTTCACCGCGGCCGCCGACGCCCGCGCCCACCTCACCGCCGGCGCCCGCAAGGTGCTGGTCAGCGCGCCGTCGAAGGGCGCGGACATCACCATCGCGTACGGGCTGAACCACGGTGACTACGACCCGGCCGTACACGATGTGGTGTCGAACGCCTCGTGCACCACGAACGGACTCGCTCCGGTGGCGGCCGTCCTCGACGATCTGGCCGGGATCGAGACCGGATCGATGACGACCATTCACGCGTACACCCAGGAGCAGAACCTGCAGGATGCCCCGCACCGGGACCTGCGGCGCGCTCGCGCCGCGGCCCTGAACATCGCGCCCACCACGACCGGCGCGGCGACCGCGATCGGCGCCGTGCTGCCCCGGCTCGCCGGCCGCCTGACCGGGTACTCGGTGCGCGTGCCGGTTCCGGTCGGATCGCTTGTCGAGCTGAACGCGCTGGTCGAGCGCCCGGTCACGACCGAGGAGATCAACAGCGCGTTCGAGGCGGCGGCGGCCGGCCCGCTGCGCGGCATCCTGGAGTTCTCCGCGGACCCGCTGGTCTCCACCGACATCACCGGCAATCCGGCGTCGTCGATCTTCGACTCGTTGCTCACCGCCGCGCAGGGGCGGCTGGTCAAGGCCGTGGCCTGGTACGACAACGAGTGGGGCTTCGCCAACCGGGTCGTGGACACGCTGCGTCTTCTCGGCCGGGGATAA
- a CDS encoding diguanylate cyclase domain-containing protein — protein sequence MRGRDPVLLLLLLGGTLLTGAYALDLGGHRAQALVAWLVLPVMDLLLFLWSRTVARTPGLPRPARHFWWALAAAGLVFLCGDTVQCLVLIAAPQSDGLTFHPVQSAAALIGMLLVCVAALRYPAASWTSSASIRFALDAGIVATAAATVTWCLATGGGRDLYLPVALGSGLLFCAVFLVVRMGVSGHSPMSTPAAVLLVASVLVQVMATALVSATGAGHPHLQYVLIFAPSLLSAAVARVHLRGGERADRARDDVPPGRRWHLLLPYLGTVVCVVALVLTGTTGALIGLVLNVALVVARQIVSLGENNRLVDEIRRREKLLESMLRHSSEIISIAGEDGTFRYVSPAVERLLGLPVGSVLGRSSREILHAEDEQRLGAGLDHLYRTPGAEMTYQGRYRRSDGTWRWLEVHAVNLSHQPGIGGVICNARDITESRELHERLRFQAGHDELTGLANRREFTAATAGVPGDAAVLLIDLNGFKQINDGYGHAAGDAVLRHVAAVLIECADPDDVPARLGGDEFAVLVRGGGPAADLLAARLRTALTRPVTIDGKPVTVGASIGVACGPACDPDHLLNTADLRMYEEKRAYAS from the coding sequence ATGCGCGGCCGGGATCCGGTTCTCCTCCTGCTCCTGCTCGGTGGCACGCTGCTGACCGGCGCCTACGCGCTGGACCTCGGCGGCCACCGGGCACAGGCCCTGGTCGCCTGGCTGGTCCTCCCGGTGATGGACCTGCTGCTGTTCCTGTGGTCCCGGACGGTGGCCCGCACTCCCGGCCTGCCCCGACCGGCCCGGCATTTCTGGTGGGCTCTGGCCGCCGCCGGCCTGGTGTTCCTCTGCGGCGACACGGTGCAGTGCCTGGTGCTGATCGCCGCTCCGCAGTCGGACGGCCTGACCTTCCATCCGGTGCAGAGCGCCGCCGCGCTGATCGGGATGCTCCTGGTCTGCGTGGCGGCGCTGCGCTATCCGGCGGCGTCCTGGACCAGCTCCGCGAGCATCCGGTTCGCCCTCGACGCGGGGATCGTGGCGACTGCCGCCGCCACGGTGACCTGGTGCCTGGCCACCGGCGGCGGCCGGGACCTCTACCTGCCGGTGGCCCTCGGCTCCGGCCTGCTGTTCTGCGCGGTCTTCCTGGTGGTCCGGATGGGCGTCAGCGGTCACAGCCCGATGTCCACCCCGGCCGCCGTCCTGCTGGTGGCGAGCGTGCTCGTGCAGGTCATGGCGACGGCCCTGGTGTCGGCGACGGGCGCCGGGCACCCCCATCTGCAGTACGTCCTCATCTTCGCGCCGTCCCTGCTGTCCGCGGCGGTCGCGCGCGTTCATCTGCGCGGCGGCGAGCGTGCGGACCGGGCACGTGACGACGTGCCGCCGGGCCGCCGGTGGCACCTGCTCCTGCCGTACCTGGGAACGGTGGTCTGTGTCGTTGCTCTTGTTCTCACCGGGACCACCGGCGCGCTGATCGGTCTGGTGCTGAACGTGGCGCTCGTGGTCGCCCGGCAGATCGTGTCGCTCGGCGAGAACAACCGCCTGGTCGACGAGATCCGCCGGCGCGAGAAGCTGCTCGAGTCGATGCTGCGGCACTCCAGCGAGATCATCTCGATAGCCGGCGAGGACGGCACGTTCCGCTATGTGAGCCCGGCCGTGGAACGGCTGCTGGGGCTGCCGGTCGGCTCCGTGCTGGGCCGGTCGTCGCGGGAGATCCTGCACGCCGAGGACGAGCAGCGGCTCGGCGCCGGCCTCGATCACCTGTACCGCACGCCCGGCGCCGAGATGACCTATCAGGGACGGTACCGGCGGTCCGACGGCACCTGGCGCTGGCTGGAGGTGCATGCCGTCAACCTCAGCCACCAGCCCGGCATCGGCGGCGTGATCTGCAATGCCCGGGACATCACCGAGTCCCGTGAGCTGCACGAACGGCTGCGCTTCCAGGCCGGCCACGACGAGCTGACCGGGCTCGCGAACCGGCGCGAGTTCACCGCGGCCACCGCCGGGGTGCCGGGTGACGCGGCGGTGCTCCTGATCGACCTCAACGGCTTCAAACAGATCAACGACGGGTACGGGCACGCCGCCGGCGACGCGGTTCTCCGGCACGTGGCGGCCGTGCTGATCGAATGCGCCGACCCGGACGACGTGCCGGCCCGGCTCGGCGGTGACGAGTTCGCGGTCCTGGTCCGCGGCGGCGGCCCGGCGGCCGATCTGCTCGCGGCGCGCCTGCGCACGGCTCTGACCCGCCCGGTCACGATCGACGGAAAGCCGGTGACGGTCGGCGCCAGCATCGGCGTCGCGTGCGGCCCGGCTTGCGACCCGGACCACCTGCTCAACACCGCCGACCTCCGGATGTACGAGGAGAAACGCGCCTACGCCTCCTGA
- a CDS encoding helix-turn-helix domain-containing protein: MTQDAEVDALVRARIRGLRIAKGWSLDELAARCYLSPSTLSRIETGHRRIGLDQLTAIARALGASLDSLVETPGDEVVITPHHHPERGITTWVLTHEPGRQGMTVARMRVTKPAERGPDALRVHPGRDWFTVLSGTVELILGDRTILVEAGQAAAFSTMVPHAFGARGGPAEVIAILDHDGERVHLDT, from the coding sequence ATGACGCAAGATGCTGAGGTGGATGCTCTCGTCCGGGCACGAATCCGCGGACTTCGGATCGCCAAGGGGTGGTCGCTGGATGAGCTGGCGGCGCGGTGCTACCTCAGCCCGTCCACGCTCAGCCGGATCGAAACCGGACATCGGCGGATCGGCCTCGATCAGCTGACAGCGATCGCCCGCGCGCTCGGCGCCAGCCTCGACTCGCTGGTGGAGACGCCCGGCGACGAAGTGGTGATCACGCCGCATCACCATCCGGAGCGGGGGATCACCACGTGGGTGCTCACCCATGAGCCGGGGCGGCAGGGGATGACCGTCGCCCGGATGCGTGTCACCAAGCCGGCCGAGCGCGGGCCGGACGCGTTGCGGGTGCATCCGGGCCGGGACTGGTTCACCGTGCTCTCCGGAACCGTCGAGCTGATCCTGGGCGACCGGACGATCCTCGTCGAGGCGGGTCAGGCGGCCGCGTTCTCCACGATGGTTCCGCACGCGTTCGGCGCGCGCGGCGGCCCGGCCGAGGTGATAGCGATCCTCGACCACGACGGCGAGCGGGTCCACCTGGACACCTGA
- a CDS encoding serine/threonine-protein kinase, translated as MHDVWPAPGILLASRYRLVTLLETGGMAQVWRTTDELLDRPVAVKLPAGDTRAAHLAWREARLAARLSHPGIAAVHDYREAVRPDGSVAPFVVMELLSGETVAARLTDGPIPWGEAVSIGAAVAEALAAAHAAGVVHRDIKPGNVMLCPGGVKLLDFGISATAGEPDDDDTGATFGTPAYAAPERLDGKPAEPATDLYGLGVLLFEMVAGEPPYSVDTWEELAAAQARGPARLPDTLPVRLRDLIGQCLDDDPYRRPSAAEARRALARLIPSTGSRRTIPLPGPPPTGSARVVPRLTGDPAVNRRRIAVGIGLAVVAGSFVVLVNSVQQSGGDDAQFAAPPSASPVVSSPAPATPAPEPPALSPSALSPSAKASALTVEAAVSRVRDAVQEGEQAGEIRPDVALDFLNLIGQLDGVSGVDLDDRADLLSRKVRQRLGEGGLTSDQAAVLQDRLTELKGAAA; from the coding sequence ATGCACGATGTCTGGCCGGCCCCGGGGATCCTCCTCGCCTCGCGGTACCGCCTCGTCACCCTGCTGGAGACGGGCGGGATGGCCCAGGTCTGGCGGACCACCGACGAGCTGCTCGACCGCCCGGTCGCGGTCAAGCTGCCGGCCGGCGACACCCGGGCCGCCCACCTGGCCTGGCGGGAGGCGCGGCTCGCGGCCCGGCTGTCGCACCCCGGCATCGCCGCCGTCCACGACTACCGCGAGGCGGTCCGCCCGGACGGCTCGGTCGCGCCGTTCGTGGTGATGGAACTGCTCAGCGGCGAGACCGTCGCGGCCCGGCTGACCGACGGCCCGATACCGTGGGGCGAGGCCGTCTCGATCGGCGCCGCCGTGGCCGAGGCGCTGGCCGCCGCGCACGCCGCGGGCGTGGTGCACCGCGACATCAAGCCCGGCAACGTGATGCTCTGCCCGGGCGGGGTGAAACTGCTCGACTTCGGGATCAGCGCGACCGCAGGCGAGCCGGACGACGACGACACCGGGGCCACGTTCGGCACCCCGGCCTACGCGGCGCCGGAGCGTCTGGACGGCAAGCCCGCCGAACCCGCCACCGATCTGTACGGGCTGGGCGTGCTCCTCTTCGAGATGGTGGCCGGTGAGCCGCCGTACTCGGTGGACACCTGGGAGGAGCTGGCCGCCGCACAGGCGCGCGGCCCGGCGAGGCTGCCCGACACGCTCCCGGTGCGGCTGCGGGACCTCATCGGCCAGTGCCTGGACGACGACCCGTACCGCCGTCCCTCGGCCGCCGAGGCGCGCCGGGCCCTCGCCCGGCTGATCCCCTCGACCGGCAGCCGGCGGACCATCCCGCTGCCCGGCCCGCCACCGACCGGCAGCGCCCGCGTCGTCCCCCGGCTGACCGGCGACCCCGCCGTGAACCGCCGCCGGATAGCGGTCGGCATCGGCCTGGCCGTGGTCGCCGGATCGTTCGTGGTGCTGGTCAACTCGGTGCAGCAGTCCGGCGGCGACGACGCCCAGTTCGCCGCGCCGCCCAGCGCGTCACCCGTGGTCAGCAGCCCGGCACCGGCCACCCCCGCCCCGGAGCCGCCCGCGCTCAGCCCGTCCGCCCTCAGCCCGTCCGCGAAGGCGTCGGCGCTGACCGTCGAGGCGGCGGTGAGCCGGGTACGCGACGCCGTTCAGGAAGGTGAGCAGGCCGGTGAGATCAGGCCGGACGTCGCGCTCGACTTCCTCAACCTGATCGGGCAGCTGGACGGAGTGTCCGGGGTGGACCTGGACGATCGGGCCGACCTGCTCAGCCGCAAGGTGCGCCAGCGGCTCGGCGAGGGCGGGCTGACCTCGGACCAGGCGGCGGTGCTGCAGGACCGGCTCACCGAGCTGAAGGGCGCGGCGGCCTGA
- a CDS encoding LacI family DNA-binding transcriptional regulator — MRDERSRSTGRPTLEEVAARAGVGRGTVSRVVNGSAQVSPRARAAVQDAIEALGYVPNRAARALVTQRTDSIALVIFESGERFFAEPFFGRIVQSISSVLVARNLQMVLMIAQAPEERRQLEGYLTRQHVDGALLLSLHGDDPLPTVLEERGVPTVRVGRPAHPEAVSFVDADNRGGARAAVTYLREQGRRCIATITGPLDMAAGIARYDGYRDVVGDGPAARGDFGELSGATAMEWLLQQYPQIDGVFAASDMMAAGALRVLRRAGRRVPQDVAVIGFDDSVIARHTDPPLTSVYQPIEQMGQEVVRLLLNKIDGEDAADWETVLPTRLILRGSA, encoded by the coding sequence ATGCGGGACGAACGGAGCCGCTCCACGGGGCGCCCGACGCTGGAGGAGGTCGCGGCCCGGGCCGGCGTCGGCCGGGGCACGGTGTCGCGTGTCGTCAACGGGTCGGCGCAGGTGAGCCCACGGGCCCGGGCAGCGGTCCAGGACGCTATCGAAGCGCTTGGCTACGTGCCGAACCGCGCGGCCCGCGCGCTGGTCACCCAGCGGACCGACTCGATCGCGTTGGTGATCTTCGAGTCCGGTGAGCGGTTCTTCGCCGAGCCCTTCTTCGGCCGGATCGTGCAGTCCATCTCCTCGGTGCTTGTCGCCCGGAACCTGCAGATGGTCCTGATGATCGCGCAGGCGCCCGAGGAGCGGCGTCAGCTGGAGGGATACCTGACCCGCCAGCACGTCGACGGCGCGCTGCTGCTCTCGCTGCACGGCGACGACCCGCTGCCCACGGTGCTGGAGGAGCGGGGCGTGCCGACCGTGCGCGTCGGCCGCCCGGCCCACCCGGAAGCGGTGAGCTTCGTCGACGCGGACAACCGGGGCGGCGCCCGCGCGGCCGTCACCTACCTGCGCGAGCAGGGACGCCGCTGCATCGCCACGATCACCGGCCCGCTCGACATGGCGGCCGGCATCGCGCGGTACGACGGGTACCGCGACGTGGTCGGCGACGGCCCGGCCGCTCGCGGCGACTTCGGCGAGCTGAGTGGCGCCACCGCGATGGAGTGGCTGCTCCAGCAGTACCCGCAGATCGACGGCGTGTTCGCGGCCTCGGACATGATGGCGGCCGGTGCGCTGCGCGTGCTGCGCCGCGCGGGCCGCCGGGTGCCGCAGGACGTCGCGGTGATCGGCTTCGACGACTCGGTGATCGCCCGGCACACCGACCCGCCGCTGACCAGCGTCTACCAGCCGATCGAGCAGATGGGTCAGGAGGTGGTCCGGCTGCTGCTTAACAAGATCGACGGCGAGGACGCGGCCGACTGGGAGACCGTGCTGCCGACCCGGCTGATCCTGCGCGGATCCGCCTGA
- a CDS encoding LacI family DNA-binding transcriptional regulator translates to MAVTLADVARLAGVSPATVSRVINDSAKPVNEDLRERVLAAVAELHYVPNAHAQHVARPRQAAVGVIVHDVSDPYFAEITRGLQRQAADHGRLLVICNSYRVPERELAYVALLRAQQVHALILAGSGYHDDAFTATLNAELAAYQHSGGRVAVIGRHRLVGSAVLPANEAGAHALGLRILGLGHRRVGVIAGPRTLTTTTDRLTGFRQAFDECGVELPARRVVHADFTRDGGVTATTTLLDSDPTLTALVALNDSMAVGALATLRERGVRVPEDISVTGFDDMPIARDVTPALTTVRLPLVEMGERAMALALGDDSSPRTEPAPATIAWRASCAPPTP, encoded by the coding sequence ATGGCGGTCACCTTGGCAGATGTGGCCCGGCTCGCCGGGGTCTCCCCCGCGACCGTTTCCCGCGTCATCAACGACAGTGCGAAACCGGTCAACGAGGATCTCCGCGAGCGGGTCCTGGCCGCCGTCGCCGAGCTGCACTACGTGCCGAACGCGCACGCCCAGCACGTGGCCCGGCCCCGGCAGGCAGCCGTCGGCGTGATCGTCCACGATGTCTCCGACCCGTACTTCGCGGAGATCACCCGGGGGCTGCAACGACAGGCCGCCGACCACGGCCGGCTGCTGGTGATCTGCAACAGCTACCGGGTGCCGGAACGCGAACTGGCCTACGTCGCGCTGCTCCGCGCCCAGCAGGTGCACGCCCTGATCCTGGCCGGCTCCGGCTATCACGACGACGCGTTCACCGCGACGCTCAACGCCGAGCTCGCCGCCTACCAGCACTCCGGCGGCCGGGTCGCGGTGATCGGCCGGCACCGGCTGGTCGGCTCCGCGGTCCTGCCGGCGAACGAGGCCGGCGCGCACGCCCTCGGCCTGCGCATCCTCGGCCTCGGTCACCGGCGGGTCGGCGTGATAGCCGGCCCGCGCACGCTCACCACGACCACCGACCGGCTGACCGGATTCCGTCAGGCCTTCGACGAGTGCGGCGTCGAACTCCCCGCGCGCCGGGTCGTGCACGCCGACTTCACCCGCGACGGCGGCGTCACCGCCACGACCACCCTGCTCGACAGTGATCCCACGCTGACCGCCCTGGTGGCGCTGAACGACTCGATGGCCGTCGGCGCCCTCGCCACCCTGCGGGAGCGGGGCGTGCGCGTCCCCGAGGACATCTCGGTGACCGGTTTCGACGACATGCCGATCGCCCGGGACGTGACGCCGGCCCTGACCACGGTCCGCCTGCCGCTGGTCGAGATGGGTGAACGCGCGATGGCGCTGGCGCTGGGCGACGATTCGAGTCCCCGAACCGAGCCTGCGCCGGCCACCATCGCCTGGCGCGCCAGCTGCGCCCCGCCCACCCCCTGA
- a CDS encoding pectate lyase family protein yields MMRSLFSAAAGIVLAATVTTVPFSPAASAALPSGALSSATLSSATPFSVAGTAAALPAAARQALPANDGWAAATTGTTGGSAADDAHVFVVRTRAELAAALAGGTDPTPRIVLVAGTINANTDDAGNTLTCADYADPAYSLDAYLAAYDPAVWGTATRPSGPLEEARVRSARNQAARIQLRVGANTTILGLPNARLVGANLLIQNVDNVIVRNLRLEDAADCFPLWDPTDGSAGNWNSNYDLITLTGATHVWADHNTFSDGNNVDATQPRYFGRPYQVHDGALDVIRASDYVTVSWNVFQEHDKTMLIGSTNTVGADAGKLRVTIHHNRFANVGQRVPRVRFGQVDVYNNYYYLTDEDSYSYSWGAGVYSAIYAENNFLLRSADIDLDEFVYDWGGTAMTEIGTLTRVGTGPVRAVSLLGEYNATHDPDLGTDAGWTPVLRAGPVTPTALVPAVVTAGAGAGRI; encoded by the coding sequence ATGATGCGCTCCCTTTTCTCTGCTGCCGCCGGCATCGTCCTCGCCGCCACGGTCACCACCGTCCCGTTCTCCCCGGCGGCGTCCGCCGCTCTCCCGTCCGGCGCCCTGTCCTCGGCGACCCTGTCCTCGGCGACCCCGTTCTCCGTCGCCGGCACTGCCGCGGCTCTTCCCGCCGCCGCCCGGCAGGCGCTGCCCGCGAACGACGGATGGGCCGCCGCCACCACCGGCACCACCGGCGGCTCCGCAGCCGACGACGCGCACGTCTTCGTCGTGCGCACCCGCGCCGAACTGGCCGCCGCCCTCGCCGGCGGCACCGATCCCACGCCGCGGATCGTGCTGGTCGCGGGCACCATCAACGCCAACACCGACGACGCCGGCAACACGCTGACCTGCGCCGACTACGCCGACCCGGCGTACTCGCTGGACGCCTACCTGGCGGCCTACGACCCGGCCGTGTGGGGCACCGCGACCCGCCCGAGCGGACCCCTCGAGGAGGCCCGGGTGCGTTCGGCGCGCAACCAGGCCGCGCGGATCCAGCTGCGCGTCGGCGCGAACACCACCATTCTGGGCCTGCCGAACGCCCGCCTCGTCGGCGCCAATCTGCTGATCCAGAACGTCGACAACGTCATCGTGCGCAATCTGCGCCTGGAGGACGCCGCCGACTGTTTCCCGCTCTGGGATCCGACCGACGGATCAGCCGGCAACTGGAATTCGAACTACGACCTGATCACCCTCACCGGCGCCACCCACGTCTGGGCGGATCACAACACGTTCAGCGACGGGAACAACGTGGACGCGACGCAGCCACGCTATTTCGGGCGGCCGTACCAGGTGCACGACGGGGCACTCGACGTGATCCGGGCCTCGGACTACGTCACGGTCTCCTGGAACGTCTTCCAGGAGCACGACAAGACGATGCTGATCGGCTCGACCAACACGGTCGGCGCCGATGCGGGCAAGCTCCGGGTGACGATTCATCACAACAGGTTCGCCAATGTCGGGCAGCGGGTTCCGCGGGTGCGGTTCGGTCAGGTGGACGTCTACAACAACTACTACTACCTGACCGACGAGGACTCCTATTCGTACTCCTGGGGTGCCGGGGTCTATTCGGCGATCTACGCGGAGAACAATTTCCTGCTGCGCAGCGCCGACATCGACCTGGACGAGTTCGTCTACGACTGGGGCGGCACGGCGATGACCGAGATCGGCACGCTGACCCGGGTCGGCACCGGGCCGGTCCGCGCGGTCAGCCTGCTCGGTGAGTACAACGCGACCCACGACCCGGACCTCGGCACGGACGCCGGCTGGACCCCGGTCCTGCGCGCCGGTCCGGTCACCCCGACCGCGCTGGTGCCCGCCGTGGTGACCGCGGGAGCCGGCGCCGGCCGGATCTGA